Sequence from the bacterium genome:
GCCACGGCCAGCAGCGATTCCTGGCGTTCGGCCCAGCCCTGGAGCGGCCTGTATTACTTCGCCGGCGGCCGGGACCGTCAGTACTACTACGACCGCCGCGGGGGACGGCTGAGCCTGGGCCGTGAGTACCCCGGAGGCCTCAGCCTGGAGCTGGCCACCGAGTGCAGCGAGGTGCGCTCGCTGGTCAGGCGCGGGGTCTGGACCGTGGCCAAGTCCGAACTGCTGAAAGACAATCCACCGGTTGACAGGGGTGGAGATTTTTCCCTGGAACTGAGAACCTCAATCGACCGCACCGCGGGCGGGCCGTTTTTCCCGCAGGGCTGGTCGGCCGGTTTCCGGGTGCTCAAGGCGGCCCGGCTGCTGGGTGGGGATTTCGACTACTCGCTCTGGCGAGCCGACCTGTTCTGGGCGCGGCACTTGCTGAGCGAGAGCAACTACGCTTTTGCCAGGCTGACCGGCATGACCGCCGGGGGGCGGCTTCCGCCGCACCGTCTGTTCAGTCTGGGGGCCGAGGTCAAGGGCCTCGACACCTTCGAGCCCGATTTCAACCTGTTCGACCGCCGCGGCGACCGTCTCTGGCTGCTCAGCCTGGGCTGCGAGCGCCTGCTGCCGTTCCGGTTTCCCCTGGTGTCCCGCCACCTGACCGACCCCGGCCTGGAGCTGGATTTCGACACCGGCTCCACCCGCCTGTCCCGCCCAGGAGACAGCTCCCTGGACCTGTTCAGCCGCAGCCTGGACTGCCTGGAATCCTCAGTCGCACTGGGGGGCGGGTTCTCGCTCAGCCGGGTGCGGGTGCGGCTGTTCTACGTGCACAGCCTGAACGACAGCTATCACGGGCCGCGTTTCGACCTGCGGGTGGGCGCTTTCTGAGCCGGGGCCGCGGTTGACTTCCGCCGCCGGGATGGGTATCTTATCGAAATGTTTTTCATGCTTTAATATTGCCAACCGAGTCGAGGATTGGAGACAACCCGATGGATATCGAAACCGAGGCCCGCCAATTGGGCCGTCTGATCGCCCAGACCCCGGAGTACCGCTACTACGAAAGCTCCTCCCGCAGCGTGGGGGATGACCAGGAGATGCGTGACCTGGTGACCAGACTGCAACAGCTCGAGGAGAGCATCAACCATTTGGTGCATTCCGGCCAGCCGGTCCCGGACCAGGACAAGACCGAGTACGAAAGTGTGCTGGCCGACCTGCAGGGACGGACCAATTTCCAGGCCCTGATCTCGAGCCAAGAAAACTACCTCAAACTGATGAACAAGGTCAACGAGTACATTGCCGAGGGTATCCGCGAGGGTGGCCAGAGCCGGATCATCACCAATTTCTGAGCCGCCGTGTCAGCAGCCGGCGGTTAAGCCGGGGCAGCTGCATCTTGTGGCCACCCCCCTGGGGAACCTGAAAGACCTCACGTTCAGGGCCGTGGAGGTGCTGAGGTCAGTGGCGGTGGTGGCCTGCGAGGACACCCGCCACAGCCGCAAGCTGCTGCAGCATTACGGGGTGGGCTCGCGTCTGATAAGCTGCCACGAGCACAACGAGGACGCGGCCGCCCGCCAGATCGTCTCGCTGCTGGAGTCGGGACTGGATGTCGCCCTGGTGAGCGATGCAGGCACGCCGGGGATCTCCGACCCCGGCTACCGGGCGGTCTGCCTGGCCGTGGAACGCGGCCTGACCGTGGTCCCGGTGCCGGGGCCCTCGGCCGTGGCCGCCGCGGTCAGCGTCTCGGGCCTGCCCACGGACCGGTTCATGTTCGCCGGGTTCCTGCCGCCCAAGCTTCCCGCAATCAAAAGCACCCTTCAGGAGCTGGCCGCCCTCAGGGCGACCCTGGTGTTCTATTGCCCGGCCCGCAGGCTCCGGAGCGCCCTGAAAGCCGCCTCCGAGGTGCTGGGCGATCGCCGGGCCGTGGTCTGCCGCGAGCTGACTAAAGTCCACGAGCAGGTGGCGCGGGGCAGTCTGAGCCGGCTGTGTGCAGCCATGGACAGCGGTGAGATTCCGGTCCGGGGTGAGGTGGTGCTCTTGATCGAGGGGCAGGGCAAGGCCGAGACGGCCGAACCGGCGCTGGACCTGGCCGGGCAGATCGCCGCGCTGCTGGATGATTTACCGCAGGCCGAGGACCTGGGCGCAAAGCAACTCACGGTCCTGGCCGCGGCCAGGACTGGAGCGCCGCGCAACCGGGTCTACCCCTTGGTCTGCGCCTGGCTCAACCGCCGCGGCTGAGCCACCGTTAATCAGTTGAAATCCTGGACCACGATCTGGCCCGGGTGATTGTTCAGGTGGGTCTGCCAGAGCACTGTCCCACCGCTCTGAAGGCAGCTTATGGTGCCGTCGCCGCCGGTGACATACAGACTCTGGTCGAGCCTGTCCCAGAACAGATCGGTGGGATGGCCGAGGTTGTGGACCTGGGCGCGTATGTTTTTCAGGTCGTCGATCTCGTAGACTATGTCCGCATCCATGTCCGCGACCCAGCAGACAGTGGCGTCGTCATTGGCGGCGATGTCCTGAGGGTTGCTGAAAATCTTCAGGTTCCAGTCCACATCATCGATTGTCAGGTGGAATATCGCCTTGGCGTCATAGTCCAGCACCCAGGCCCGGCTGTTCGCGCTGATTCCGGAGACCACTTTCTCCGGGCTGATGAAAGCCGAATGGGTGATCTCCCGTATCGCTCCGTTGGACTCCAGGTAAAGCATCCTGTTCTCATCCGTGGCCACCCAGGCCCCATCGTACTTATAATCCAGCTCGATCCAGGTCGGAAACACATCCGTGCGGTAACTGACCTCCAACTCGCCGGCGCGGCTGAGCCGGAAAACCGTGCTGTTGAGCGCCCAGCTCGCGATCCAGAGGGCGTGGTTGAACGTGTTGAAACGGAACGCCGCGGTCTGGCCGAGGTTCCCCTGATCCGGCACGTAGCTGCCGTCGAAATAGAAGCGGTATATCTTGGCCGTAACCGCGTCCAGGACCCAGATTTCGCTGTTGTCCGGGCGGACCTGGATGTCCTGCACGAAATTGAAGCTGTACTCCATATCGTAGCGCTCATCCCTGAAATCGGGGGTCAGACGGGTCACCGCGGTCCGGTCCAGGTTCGAGACCCAGGGGTAAGACGGCCCGGGAGTGGCCCGGTCGTTCTCGGTCACAGGGCGCTCCTCGCTGTCTTTCAGCAACAGGCGCAGACGGTACTCGTAGGTGGTGCCGTTCTTGGCCTGGGGGTCGCGGAAACTGGTGTTGTCCAGGGCCAGGACACTGTCGGAGATGACGGTCGTATCCGTGTTCCCCACAGTCACGCGCTCCACCTGCATGCCCTTCACGTCCTCGTAATCCAGCGGGTCCCAGTAGAGCAGCACCTCGTTGTTGCCGGCCAGGGCGTTGAAACCGGCCAGCCGCTGCTCGTGGTCGGGGTTCCGCGGGTCGAACGGGTTGGAGCGTGGACGGTCCGAGCAGGCCAGGGCCAGCAAGGCGGACAGGGCCAGCGCGGCGAGCAGTGGGTATTTATTTTGGAACGGTCCCGGCACCTCAAATCTCCATGCGCCGTAAGGCGTCAGAATTCGTAGGAAAGCTCCAATCCCCGGGCCGAGTTGACCAGGGAGAGCGGACTCCGGCTGCCGGCGCTGCCGGGCCGACGGATCACGAGCTTGCGGATCACGAAATAGCCGAACGCGCCGATTGAGACATTCCCGGCGATGAAAGCGGCCTTGGACAGACGGTCGTTGTGCAGCGCGTCCTGGTAGGCTTTCTCCCGGTCCGCCGAGCCGGCCAGGTGCAGGTAGTGCTCGTAGCTGTCGTCGGCTTTTTTGTTGTAGGCCACGCCCGTGGCCAGAAGGGCCACCCCTGTGCCCAGGGAAATCAGCAGCCGCGGCTGGGCGAGCTGTTTGAGCGGCGATAGCACATTGGCCGTTTCGAGCTCCGGGCTTTCGATTTCCACCTCGCTGGACTGTTCGAGGGCTGCGTAGACAAGGTCATTGCTGGCGCCGAGGTCGTCCAGACGGAACGAGCGGGCCAGGTAGCCCCGGAGGCTGAAAGTGAGCGAGTCCCCCTGTCCGGTGAGCAGAAGGTAGTCGCCTGGGGTGCGGCCCAGGGTCCGTCCCCGGTACACCACCCGCGCGTCCTGCGGCTCGGTGCGCAAGCGGAACACCCGGCAGGCGGTGAGGTCTATCGTGCGCTCGCCTGCGGGCCCCAGTGAGAACGGGTATTCAAGGTAGCGGTGCGCCCAGCGCGTGTCGCTGAAAGAGGGGAAGAAACTGAGCAGGTGCTCGCCGGGCGTGATCTCGATGGTGGTGGTCCCGGAAACGCCCAGGGTATCGTAATCCAGCAGGATCACGCCGCTGTCCGGCACCAGGGTCAGCCGCCCGGGAGCATCCTCGGCGCGCAGAGAAGCGGCCGCTGCGGCCAGGCACAGGCACAGACCCAGACAGAGCCCGAACACTGGCCTGGACTCAATTCGTTTTGGGGCGCAGAGCATAGACCGATCCCCTATCCGAGCAATAGAATACGTACTGTCCGTAAACCAGCGGCGAGGCGCTGAACCCCTCTTTGATCGTGTTCTGCCAGAGGCGCTCCCCGCTGTCCCGGTCGAACGCCGCCATCTGTCCGCTCTTGGTGGCGGTGAACACGTACCGTCCGGCCAGGGTGGGGGTGCTGATCGAGACCCCGTCCAGGCTGGTCCGCCACTGTTCCGCGCCGTCCTCGGCCGAAAGGCGGATCAGCTTGCCCTCGCGCGAGGCCAGGAACAGGTTGCCCTCCTGCCAGGATGGGCCGCAGAAGAAATGCTGGCCGGTCTTGACCTCCCAAACCTTCTCCAGGCTTTCCATGTCCACGCAGGCCACCCGGCCGTCGCTCAGGCACAGGAAGAGCCTCCGTCCATCCGAGGCCAGATCGCCCAACAGGGTGTGGCCCAGGTCGAGCTTGCCCACCTGACGGCCTTTCTCCACCTCGACCTTGTAGAGCGTTCCCTGTATACTCGGAATGAAAAGGTTCGGCTCCTCGAACACGGGGGCGTACTCGAAGGTGCCCTTGAGCTGGGTCTGCCACTGGCGCACCCCGTTTTCGGGGTTGATACAGACCACCCGGCCGGTCTGGACAAACAGGTAGAGCTGGTCCTTCTCCAGGATCGGCGCGGCATCCGCGGGGCCGTAGCTGCGGTTCTGATACTTGTGCTTGGTGTTTATATCGGTGACGTAGGCCCGGCCGTCGGGCAGGTCGGTGGTGAAATAGAACTTGAGGTTGGAGATATTGACCGCGCCGCTGACCGCGCCCTTGAAAGTGCGCAGGAACACCTGGCGGCCGGTGTCGCGGTTGTAGCAGAGCAGACGGCGGTCGCGGGTGGCGACGAAGACGAAACTGTCGGCCGCGCAGGGGGTGTTGCCAATCGAGCGGGCGTCCCGCTTCTTCCAGACCACCTCGAGGGGCAGGCGGATATCCGGGTCCAGCGCGGAGCTGCGGCCGTAGTCGGCCTTGTAGACCCGCCATTCGGCCTGGTCGTCGCTGAACCAGCCGGCGTGTTCCTCGGCCCGTAAAGCCGGGGAGACCGACAGCACGGTCACGGCGGCGAGGATGAGACACCGAAGCCTGACAGGGAAAGAAATATCGGTCATGCTCCGCTTCCGGGACATTGGCCAGAGAGTGACTAATTACTTGAGGTTCCTAACAATATAGCTCCCCGAACGCGCAAGTCAAACCATCCCGGCGTTGACTGCGGCTGCGGCAGGCGCTAAATTCGCCCTGTGGACCTTTCCGCACACCCCGCCCCTCCCGGCCGCTCATTCGGTTCTACATCCGGCGGGCGGCTTTGTTCCCTTTTTACGGCAGGGGCAGGGACGGCTGAACCGGTCAACCGACGGGGACTGCATGAATTATCATATTCTGGCCGTGGGCAAGCTGCGCGACCGCTCCGTGGCAGCACTGTGCGAGGAGTACGCCCGTCGGCTGAACCGCGGCGGGACGAGCCTGGTTGTGGAAGAGGTGCGCCAGGAACAGGGCGCTTCCGAGGCGCAGCGGGTGATCGAGCGCGAGAGCGCGCGCCTGCGCGAGCATGTCCCCAAGGGGGCTTTCCTCGTGGCCCTGGACCCGACAGGCGAGGCCGTGAGCTCTGAGGAACTGGCCGCGCGCCTGGAGCGCCTGGGCCTGGAGGGGCGTTCGCGGGTGGCGTTCCTGATCGGTGGGGCGCTGGGCCTGGAGCGCTCTCTGGTGAAAGAGGCCGGCTGGGTGCTCTCGCTCTCGCGCATGACTTTCCCCCACGAGCTGGCCCGGCTGATCCTCATCGAGCAGCTCTACCGCGCCGACAGTATCCTGCGGGGGGAGCCCTACCATAAGTGAAACCTTGGTAAAAGGGGTGTACCTCTACCGTTTCCTGCTGGAGCGGGACCATACACTGAGAATCGGTCGGCTCGGGGTTTTCGGGTTCGGGCCGGGCTGTTACATTTATGCAGGCAGCGCCCTGGGAGGTCTTAACGCGCGCCTGGACCGTCACCGGCGTTTCGGCCCGGTGGACAGTCCGCACTGGCATATCGACTGGCTTTCGGCGCTGGCGGTCGGGAAGTGTTTCGCCGTGGTGGAAACCGCAGCGCGCCTGGAGTGCGAGCTGGCCCGGTCCGTGGCCGGGCTTCCCGGTGCAACATCGGCGGCGCCCCGGTTCGGGGCCTCTGACTGCCGCTGCGCCACGCACCTTTTCCGGCTGGAACGGCCGCAGTGGCCGCGCTTTCCCGGCCTGCACCCCTGGCCGGAGCCGGAGTTGCCCGAAAAAGAGAGTGGGTTATATAGATGAACTGGTACGAAAAGACATTCGGCAGCCGTTATCTTGACCTGTACAGCCACCGGGACGAGTCCGAGGCGCGCTCCGTGCTGGCGCTCATCCGTCACGCCGCAGCCCCGCTGGGTGGACCTCCGCTGCGGGTGCTCGACCTGGCCTGCGGGGCAGGGCGGTACAGCCGTCTGCTGGCCGCCGAGGGCCACTGGGTGGCTGGCCTGGACCTGTCCGCCGAGCTGCTCAACCGGGCGGTGGGGAATGGCAGGCAAGCCGCGTTCGTCCGGGCGGACATGCGAGCGGTGCCGTTTGCCGGCTCGTTCGACCTGGCCTTGAGCATGTTCACCAGTTTCGGCTATTTCGACGCCGACCGTCAGAACGCGGCGGTGCTGGCCGAGCTGGCCGGGGCCCTGCGGCCCGTGGGCGTGTTCCTGATCGATTTCATGAACCGTCCGCAGGTGATCGCCACGCTCAGGCCGAATGACAGTTTCGAGCGTGACGGGGCGCGGGTGAGCCAGCGGCGCTGGATCAGCCCGGACAGCCTCCGGGTGGAGAAAGAGGTGCTGGTCGAGGGGCCGGGCGGCGTGACCGAACGCTACGATGAATCGGTGCGGCTGTTCTCGCGGGCGGAGATGGAGGGCATGCTTTTGGCAGCCGGGCTGGAAGTGGGGGAGGTGTTCGGCGATTACGACTTTTCGGGCTACAACGATGCCGCGAAGCGGCTTATCCTCATAGGAAGGAAAAAGTGAGCGAAACCGGATTGCTGTTCCATGCCGCCCTGCCAGCGCCGAACCGCCTGGTGCGGGACTACCTGGCCGGCGAGCCGAGAGCTTGTGCGCATTACGGCGGCCGGTACGATGATATGGAGCGCGTGCGGGCGCTGGCCGCACAGGTGGACAAACGCCTGGATCGCGCGCGCGTGGCAGCGATCCTGCGCCGCCAGCCGACATTCGGACTGACAGCCCAGGGGGCCGAACGTCTGGAGCGGTTCGAGCGTCAGGGCGGGTTTGTCGTGACCAGCGGCCAGCAGCCGGTGCTGTTCGGCGGACCGCTCTACATCCTGTACAAGGCCTTGACCGCGGTGCGCCTGGCCGCGCGTTACGAGGCCTTGCTTAACGCGCCGGTGCTGCCCGTGTTCTGGAACGCGGAGGAGGACCACGATTTCGAGGAGATGCGCGCGTTCGGCCTGCCCTCCGCAACGGGTGGCCTGGAGAGCCTGGGCCTGACCCCGCGTCCGGGAAACCGGGTCCCTGCCGGGGCGCTCGTTCCGGGGGGGGAGATGCAGACGGTCTATGCCGCGTTCGAGGGCCTGGCCCCGCAGAGCGAGTTCCGCCCCTGGCTGGATGCCATCATTCACGAGAGCTACACTCCGGCCGCCAGCCTGGGCCGGGGGTTCGGTGCACTTGTCGCCGCGCTGCTGGGAGAGCACGGGCTGTTCGTGCTGGAGGCCTCCACGCCGGAGCTGCGCCGTGCCGGAGCGGAGCTTTTCGGGCGCGAGGCTTTCGACTCCAGGGCCGTGTTCGACTCGTTCCAGGCCCAGTGCCGGGCGCTGGAGGCCCAGGGCTACCCGCAGCAGGTGACACCGTTGCCCGGCGAGACCAACCTGTTCCTTCTGCGGGAGGGCAGCCGCGAAAAGCTGGTCCTGGGGGAGAGGGACGGCTCGTTCAGCCTCAAACCCTCGGGCGAGAGGCTGAGCCGTAAAGAGCTGGAGACCCTTCTGGCGGAAAGTCCGGAGTCTTTCAGCCCCGGGGTGTTGCTGCGTCCGCTTTTGGAATGCCGGGTCCTGGGCAGCCTGGCCTACGTGGCCGGGCCGGGCGAGATCAGCTACTACGGCCAGATGGGTCCGCTGTACGCTCTGCACGCTCTGGAGCGTCCGCTGATCTATCCCCGTCTGGCCGGGTTCGTGCTCGAGGCCCGGGTGCGCAAAGTCCTCGACAAGTATTCCCTTACTCCCGCTGATCTCAAAGCCGGGGCCCGGGCCGCGGCCGACCGTATCCTGGCTTCCGACCCGGCGCTGGGAGAAATCCTCGCCCGTCTGGACAGCCTGCGACGCGAGAATGCCGAGGGCCTGGAGGCGATAAAGCCCCTTCTGTCCGGGATTGACCCGACTCTGGCCGGGCCGTTAGTCTCCACCGCCGGGGCGATCAGCTCATCCCTGGAGCGCCTGGAGAAAAGAATTTCCTCCGCCGCCCGTGGGCACGACCAGATCCTTCTGGGACAACTGGAAAAAGCGGCGGCCGGCCTCTGGCCCGGCGGCGCGCCCCAGGAGCGCGCCCTGGCCTTTGTTTTTTTCCTGGCCCGCTACGGCCGGGATTTTATCTCTTTCATCGACAGTCAGGCCGTGGCCGCTGCGGGCTGAGTGCAACCTTGCTTTTTGCGGCGGCGGCCCGTAGTATTGTCCGCGGAAGGAATATGATCCAGAGAATACGTGAAAATCTCGAAGATGTCCGTGCGCGTATCGCCCGGGCCGAGGAGGCCTCCGGAGCGGCCGCTGGCAGCGTGACCCTGGTCGCGGTGACCAAGACCCGTTCCATGGAGGAGATAGAGGCGGCCCTGGCCTGCGGGGTGACCGATATCGGCGAGAACCGGGTCCAGGAGGCCCAGGAAAAGGTTCCACGCCTGGTCCGCCCGGTGCGCCGTCACCTGATCGGACACCTTCAGCGTAACAAGGCCAAATTCGTGCCGGGGCTGTTCGACCTGGTGCAGTCGGTGGACAGCGAGCGCCTGGCCCTGGCCCTGGATGAGTGCGCCGCGCAGAACGGGGCGCGCCTGACGGTGCTGATGCAGGTGAACACCTCGGCGGAGCAGAGCAAGTCCGGGGTGGAGCCGGAGGGCGCGGACAGGCTTCTGGAATACATCGCCACGCGGCCGAACCTGGAGCTGCGGGGCCTCATGACCATCGGCCCGCTGACCGATTCGGTCGCGCGGATCGCCGCCTCGTTCAGGCAACTGCGCGCCATGTTCGAACGCTACCGCAGCAACGCCGGCTCTGCCTGGCGGATGGACATCCTGTCCATGGGCATGAGTTCGGACTACGAGATCGCAATCGCCGAGGGAGCGAACATGGTTCGGGTTGGCACGGCCATTTTCGGGCCGCGCTACTGACCAAACTAATAAGGGGAGGTGACTTTGAAGATCACTCCACTGGACCTGCGGAAACCGGACCTGAAACGGGTGTTCAAGGGCTACGACGTGGACGAGGTGCGCGGGCTGTTGAGCGCGGCCGCCGACAGCCTGGAGGAGTCGCTGCGCGAGAGCCTGGAGCTGAAAAACCGTCTGACCGAGCTGGGTGAGCGGCTGAAAAACTACCAGAACATGGAGAGTACGCTCAACGAGACCCTCATTATGGCTCAGAAAGCCGGTGAGGCCTCCCGCCAGGCGGCCCAGCGCGAGAGCGAGCTGATCGTGGCCAAGGCCGAGGTCGAGTCCGAGCGCATTCTGGATTCCGCCCGGGCCCGTCTGCGCGAGATGAAATTCGAGCTGGAGCACCTGGAGGAGGAAAAGCAGTCGTTCCTGGTCAAGATGCGCTCCCTGGTGGCCAGCCAGTGGAAACTGCTGCAGGAGGAATCGGCCGTGCCGTCGGCCGCAGTGCGGCGGCAGATCACCCCGGAGCCGTACCGGCGGGAGAACGATTTCTCGGAGGGGTATTTCGAGGAGCAGCCGGAGAGTGAGAGCGACGCCGCGGAGGAAGCCCCCCCGGTGGACACGCCTCCGGCAGCGGCTGAGGCCGCACCGGTGAAAGAAAAGGCGCCCAGGGGTTTCGAGGCCGAGCTCGAGCGCGCCTCCGGGCAGGAGCGCGAGGACTCGGTGACCAGTCTGTCGCGCAAGCTGGGCGAGTTCCTGCGCGCCAGGGAAACCGGGCGTGGCGAGGCCCCGGCAGCGGTGGGGTTCGACTCCGTGACTGCGGGCTCGGGTGAGGACAATCCGGAAAACGGGTCCACCCTGAGCTGGGGCGGGACCGGGGAGCCGGCCGAGGACGGCAAGCCGGACGTGTTCTGGGGTGACACCCCGGAGGAGCCGGAACAGACCGGGAAAAAAGGCGGCCGCAAGAAATAGGGTTTCCTGCGGACAGAGAGACAGAACCGTTAAGACAAGGGGCATCCAGTGGCGGACAGACTTTACGAGGAGATTCAGGAGGCGGTTGGGGCCGTGCGCGGTCAGACCGGCATGCAGCCCGAGGTGGCGATTATCCTGGGCACTGGCCTGGGACAACTGGCCGCCGAGATACAGGTGGAGCACGAGATCGCCTATCCCAAAATCCCGCATTTCGTCTCCAGCACGGTGGAGTCGCACTCCGGCAAGCTGCTGTTCGGCCGGCTTAGCGGCAAGGCCGTGGTGGCCATGCAGGGGCGTTTCCATTTCTACGAGGGCTACTCGATGCGCCAGATCACGTTTCCGGTGCGGGTGATGCGCGCCCTGGGAGTGAAAACCCTGGTGGTCTCCAACGCCTGCGGCGGGATGAACCCGCAGTGGAACAAGGGTGAGCTGATGCTGATCGAGGACCATATCAACCTTCTCGGCTCGAACCCCCTGATCGGGCCGAATGACGACCGCCTGGGGTCCCGCTTCCCCGACATGTCTCAACCCTATTGCAAGAAACTGCTCCGCCTGGCCGAGGAGACCGCGATCGAGGAACGCATCCCGGTGCGCCGCGGCGTATATGTGTCCGTGCCGGGCCCCAACCTGGAGACCCGCGCCGAGTACCGTTTCCTGCGCGGCATCGGGGCGGATGTGGTGGGCATGAGCACCGTGCCCGAGGTGATCGTGGCCGTGCACGCCGGCATGCGCGTGCTGGGCCTGTCGATCATCACCGACCTGTGCCTGCCGGATGCCCTGACACCGACAGGGATCGACGAGATCATCGCCGCGGCTGGCAAGGCCGAACCCGGGATGACCCGTCTTATCGCCGCGGTTCTCAGGAAAATCTGAACTAAAAGCGTGAGCACGGTTTCGCCGTTTTATGCTCCGGGACAATCCAGCACAGAAAAGTAAAACCGGCAATGGACTCCATGCGCGGACGTATTGGTTGGCTTTGGCTCACGGGCCTGTGGCTCGCTTTCCTGCCCATCGCCGCTTATCCACAGACTCAGGTTGCAGGCGGCGCTGCGGCGGTCCTGCGCGGCGACCTGGATGAAAACCAGCGGGTGGACATTTTCGACCTTCTGGGCCTGCTGCGCTATGTAGGCGGCGGCAGTCCCGCGGATGCACGTATAAGGCGGATCGCCGACCTGGACCGCTCGGGCGACGGCAAGGTGACGGTGTTCGACCTGCTGGCCATGCTGCGTGTCCTCTCGGGCGCGGTCAAGCCGGATACGCTGCTGTTCTCCAGCCCGTTCCGACGGGTTTGGGCGCTGGGCGATGGCGAAAAGGTGTTCCGCGAGAACCTGGACCATCTCTCCAGCCACGGCAACGGGGTCTGGGACGGCGACACGATCCGCTTGAGCGGCCTGTACAACGAGGTGCTGGCTTTTCAGGTGATCTGCGAGTCCGACAGTCTCGGGTCCTCGCAGGTGGATATCCGGATGGACCCACCCGCGAGGATGGAGGGCGGGCCGGTGATTGGGGGCGCGGGCGGGCCGGAGTACGGACCCGGCGGTTACGTGGAGGTGTTCAGCGAGCATTACCTCCACGTGGTGAACCCTACCGTTCTCTACTGGTCCTACGGCTCATCCGCCTCGGCCCCGGCGCACATGACCGGCTGGATCCCGGATGCCCTGATCACCCCGGACTCGAAGCCCGGCCTGGGCGGTTTCCCCCTCGACATCGAACCCCGTCAGAACCAGGGGTTCTGGTTCGACCTCTACCTGCCACGCGACAGTGTCACCCACCCGGCCGGGGTTTACTACAGCACCGTGCGGGTGCGCACCCAGGGCTGGGAGGTGGAAACGCTCCCGGTCAAGATTACCCTTCTGCCGCATTTCCTGCCCGATTCCACCCATTCGAATGTCTGGCTTTACCACGACATCGTGGAGCGCTATTACAGCGATTACATGTCGAGCCAGGAGATCGAGCGAATGCTCAAATACACCGCCCACCGTCACCGGATTGATCTGGTGGGCGGGTTTAGCGTGCATTACTCGGCTTTCGACAGCACTATGATGGAAGCCTACGCGCCGTATCTTGACGGTAGCGCGTTCACCGTGGCCGCCGGCTATCAGGGGCCCGGCCAGGGACAGGGGGAAAAGCTTTTCCCAATCGGGATGTATGGTTCGAGTGTGATGGGCGACACCTGGAGCGAAACCTACCGCAACTCCGACCTCTGG
This genomic interval carries:
- a CDS encoding purine-nucleoside phosphorylase, producing MADRLYEEIQEAVGAVRGQTGMQPEVAIILGTGLGQLAAEIQVEHEIAYPKIPHFVSSTVESHSGKLLFGRLSGKAVVAMQGRFHFYEGYSMRQITFPVRVMRALGVKTLVVSNACGGMNPQWNKGELMLIEDHINLLGSNPLIGPNDDRLGSRFPDMSQPYCKKLLRLAEETAIEERIPVRRGVYVSVPGPNLETRAEYRFLRGIGADVVGMSTVPEVIVAVHAGMRVLGLSIITDLCLPDALTPTGIDEIIAAAGKAEPGMTRLIAAVLRKI
- a CDS encoding DUF4091 domain-containing protein, which codes for MRGRIGWLWLTGLWLAFLPIAAYPQTQVAGGAAAVLRGDLDENQRVDIFDLLGLLRYVGGGSPADARIRRIADLDRSGDGKVTVFDLLAMLRVLSGAVKPDTLLFSSPFRRVWALGDGEKVFRENLDHLSSHGNGVWDGDTIRLSGLYNEVLAFQVICESDSLGSSQVDIRMDPPARMEGGPVIGGAGGPEYGPGGYVEVFSEHYLHVVNPTVLYWSYGSSASAPAHMTGWIPDALITPDSKPGLGGFPLDIEPRQNQGFWFDLYLPRDSVTHPAGVYYSTVRVRTQGWEVETLPVKITLLPHFLPDSTHSNVWLYHDIVERYYSDYMSSQEIERMLKYTAHRHRIDLVGGFSVHYSAFDSTMMEAYAPYLDGSAFTVAAGYQGPGQGQGEKLFPIGMYGSSVMGDTWSETYRNSDLWVNWFEAHAPQVRYFWYLIDEPGEDMFSWIEQRAGWIHYNPGPGKRLPIFITRPYTAELDKDIDLWAGGDGVPLDKLAALQSQGKDHWFYNGSRPRYGSHILEDEAVDLRVNAWIKYMYGINTWFLWHGTHWIHNGSGPRAGQPQNVFVDPVTFIGNPTTFGNGDGVVFYPGREPFFTDQDRGVDHLFGSIRLKNIRRGQQDFELLRLAEQKAGRDAVLEIIHSVVPKAMSEVNMNAKVPWSQRGDDYDTARAKLLEMLGR